From the Halobacterium zhouii genome, the window ACTCGACGTCCGAGTCGAGGGGCAGAAACTCGTCGTCGACGCACACCGCGAGAAAGACGTCCCGTCGGAGTTCGAGTACCGCAGGGAGGAGCGGTCGCTGTTCCTCGACGTCGAACTCCCGCTTCCGCTCGACGCTACCGACACCGGGTCGAGCGCGAGCGTCGAATCGGGCGTGCTCGAAGTCCGGCTGCCGAAGGAGGGCGGCGAGGCCCGTCACGTTCCCATCGAGGAGTAGACGGTGGCGCTGCTCCGGTCGTATCGACGCTTCGTCGTCGTCGCCTGGCAGTTCCTGCCGCTCGTCTGGGGCTACCTGCGGGACCGCCGGCGGTTCGTGTTGTTCGGCGGCCAGCGTCGAGTCACCAGCGAGACGCGCGTCGAGCGCGCCCAACGCCTGCTCGACTCGCTTTTGACCCTCGGCCCGACGTTCATCAAACTCGGACAGTTGCTCTCCACGCGCCCGGACGTGCTCCCGCCGGAGTACGTCGACGTGCTCACGGAACTCCAGGACCGCGTGCCGCCCGCGGACTGGGTGGACGCGAGGGTCGTCCTCGAGGAGGAACTCGGCCCCGTCGAGGACGCCTTCGACGACTTCGACACTGACCCCGTCAGCGGCGCGAGTCTCGGGCAGGTGTACACCGCCGAGGTGGACGGCGAGCGCGTCGCCGTGAAGGTGCGGCGGCCCGGCATCGAGGAGCTCGTGGAGGCGGACCTCCGCGTCATCCGGTGGACGGTGCCACTCATCGCGCGATTCGTCGGCGAATCGCGGGCGTTCAGCCTGGAGAACCTCACCGACGAGTTCGCGAAGACCATCCGCGAGGAGATGGACTACGTCCGGGAGGCCGAGATGCTCTCGGAGATCGGGGCGAACTTCGCGGACGACCCGAACGTCGTCGTCCCGGAGGTGTACGAGACCCACTCGGGTGGCCGCGTGCTCACCATGCAGTACATCCCGGGCACGAAGATATCGGACGTTGACACACTCGACGAGCAGGGCGTCGACCGCTCGGCGGTCGCCGAGACCGTCGAGCGCGCGTACCTCAAGATGATCATCGACGACGGCGTGTTCCACGCCGACCCCCACCCCGGGAACCTCGCGGTACAGTCCGATGGCACCGTCGTCTTCTACGACTTCGGGATGAGCGGCCGGGTCGACGAGCACGTCCAGAACACCATCGTGGAGTTCTACGTCGCGGTCGCCAACCAGGACATCGACGCCATCCTGGACGCGCTCATCGACATGGGGACCCTCTCCCCGGAGGCTGACCGCGCGACGATGGCGGAGGTGATGGAACTCGCCATCCAGGACGCGCGCGGGGAGAACATCGAGACGTACCGCGTCCAGCAGATCGTCGGGAAGGTCGAGGACACCATCTACGAGTTCCCGCTGCGTCTGCCGTCGAACCTCGCGCTCGTGTTGCGCGTCGCGACCGTCGTGGAGGGCGTCTGCGTGACCCTCGACGAGGAGTTCGACTTCATCTCGGTGGCGACCGAGTACCTCACCGAGCAGGGCTACCGCGAGGAGTCCATCCGGCAGTTCGCCACCGAGACCGCCGAGGACGTCCGCGAGTCCGCCCAGTCGACGATCCGCCTCGCGCCCAAAATCGAACGCGCCCTCGACCGCGTGGACCGCGACGACTTCTACGTGCGCGCCGACATCGAGGACGGCGACGGCGTCGTCGACCGCCTCGCTCGCCGCATCGTCCTGGGTCTCGTGCTCGCGACGAGCGTGCCGACGACCGCGCTACTGTACGTCACCGCGGACCTCGCGGCCACCGGCGTCTCCGCAGCGTTCACGCTGCTCGTCGCGGCGGCGCTCTACCGGTCGTTCAAGGAGCGCCGCGGCATCCGGGCGACTCCGCAGTTCACGCGCCAGAATCTCCGAGAGCGCCGGCGGGAATAACACCCCGAGCGAGGAGTTGAGTACCCGGCCGTGTGGCGCTCTCCCGCCCAGAGAGCGTTCCAAACCGTTTATACGAACAGGGAAGAATCAGATTGCATGGCGAAAGAGCAGAAGGAAGTGCGCGAACTGCAGGAAGGCAACTACGTCATAGTCGAGGAGGCCGCCTGCAAGATCAACTCCTACAGCACCGCGAAGCCGGGCAAGCACGGTAGCGCGAAGGCCCGCATCGACGCGGAGGGCGTCTTCGACGAGAAGAAGCGCTCGCTCAGTCAGCCCGTCGACGCGAAGATCTGGGTGCCGATAATCGGCCGCAAGCAGGGCCAGATCGTCTCCAAGGAGTCTGAGACCGTCGCGCAGGTCATGGACCTCGACACCTACGAGACGGTGACGATGGAGATCCCCGGAGACATCGACGTGCAGGCCGACGACAACATCGAGTACCTCGAGTTCGAAGGCCAGCGGAAGATCCTCGACTAAGGTATGTTCCCTGGCGCACGCGCCGACCGCGACGACGCGGCGTACGTGGTCGTCGGTGCGCCCCTCGACGTCTCGACGTCGTTCCAGCCCGGAACGAGGTTCGGCCCGGAGCGCATCCGTCGCTTCGGGCGGACGTTCGAGGACTACCACCACACTTCTCGTGCGCACTTCTCTCAGCGCGGCGTCCACGACCACGGTGACGTCCACGCGTGGGACGACGCCGCGGAGTACCTCGAATATCTCGAGGGCGTGCTGAC encodes:
- a CDS encoding ABC1 kinase family protein, which gives rise to MALLRSYRRFVVVAWQFLPLVWGYLRDRRRFVLFGGQRRVTSETRVERAQRLLDSLLTLGPTFIKLGQLLSTRPDVLPPEYVDVLTELQDRVPPADWVDARVVLEEELGPVEDAFDDFDTDPVSGASLGQVYTAEVDGERVAVKVRRPGIEELVEADLRVIRWTVPLIARFVGESRAFSLENLTDEFAKTIREEMDYVREAEMLSEIGANFADDPNVVVPEVYETHSGGRVLTMQYIPGTKISDVDTLDEQGVDRSAVAETVERAYLKMIIDDGVFHADPHPGNLAVQSDGTVVFYDFGMSGRVDEHVQNTIVEFYVAVANQDIDAILDALIDMGTLSPEADRATMAEVMELAIQDARGENIETYRVQQIVGKVEDTIYEFPLRLPSNLALVLRVATVVEGVCVTLDEEFDFISVATEYLTEQGYREESIRQFATETAEDVRESAQSTIRLAPKIERALDRVDRDDFYVRADIEDGDGVVDRLARRIVLGLVLATSVPTTALLYVTADLAATGVSAAFTLLVAAALYRSFKERRGIRATPQFTRQNLRERRRE
- a CDS encoding translation initiation factor IF-5A gives rise to the protein MAKEQKEVRELQEGNYVIVEEAACKINSYSTAKPGKHGSAKARIDAEGVFDEKKRSLSQPVDAKIWVPIIGRKQGQIVSKESETVAQVMDLDTYETVTMEIPGDIDVQADDNIEYLEFEGQRKILD
- a CDS encoding Hsp20/alpha crystallin family protein translates to MSRLRDALGNLPDAVFVDVLESDDEYLLVVDVPGVTADTLDVRVEGQKLVVDAHREKDVPSEFEYRREERSLFLDVELPLPLDATDTGSSASVESGVLEVRLPKEGGEARHVPIEE